A genomic region of Oryza glaberrima chromosome 1, OglaRS2, whole genome shotgun sequence contains the following coding sequences:
- the LOC127753715 gene encoding callose synthase 7-like, giving the protein MATGGGGLSGPQPSLRRGLSRAFTMRPEGYSGEDGGEYSEESELVPNSLAPIVPILRAANEIEEENQRVAYLCRFTAFEKAHTMDPNSGGRGVRQFKTYLLHRLEKDEHETQRRLAGTDAKEIQRFYEHYCKKNLVDGLKTKKPEEMARHYQIASVLYDVLKTVTPEKFHAEFDIYAKEVEKEKASFSHYNILPLNISGQRQPVMEIPEIKAAVDLLRKIDGLPMPRLDPVSAEKETDVPTVRDLFDWLWLTFGFQKGNVENQKEHLILLLANIDMRKGANAYQSDRHNHVYGSQMHSDTVRSLMRKIFENYISWCRYLHLESNIKIPNDASTQQPEILYIGLYLLIWGEASNVRFMPECICYIFHHMARDLYDIISDRRQDFDPPFRREGSDDAFLQLVIQPIYSVMKQEAAMNKRGRTSHSKWRNYDDLNEYFWSKRCFKQLKWPMDSAADFFAVPLKIKTEEHHDRVITRRRIPKTNFVEVRTFLHLFRSFDRMWAFFILAFQAMVIVAWSPSGLPSAIFDPTVFRNVLTIFITAAFLNFLQATLEIILNWKAWRSLECSQMIRYILKFVVAVAWLIILPTTYMSSIQNSTGLIKFFSSWIGNLQSESIYNFAVALYMLPNIFSALFFIFLPFRRVLERSNSRIIRFFLWWTQPKLYVARGMYEDTCSLLKYTLFWILLLICKLAFSFYVEIYPLVGPTRTIMFLGRGQYAWHEFFPYLQHNLGVVITVWAPIVMVYFMDTQIWYAIFSTICGGVNGAFSRLGEIRTLGMLRSRFEAIPIAFGKHLVPGHDSQPKRHEHEEDKINKFSDIWNAFIHSLREEDLISNRERNLLIVPSSMGDTTVFQWPPFLLASKIPIALDMANSVKKRDEELRKRINQDPYTYYAVVECYQTLFSILDSLIVEQSDKKVVDRIHDRIEDSIRRQSLVKEFRLDELPQLSAKFDKLLNLLLRTDEDIEPIKTQIANLLQDIMEIITQDIMKNGQGILKDENRNNQLFANINLDSVKDKTWKEKCVRLQLLLTTKESAIYVPTNLDARRRITFFANSLFMKMPKAPQVRSMMSFSVLTPYFKEEVLFSAEDLYKKNEDGISILFYLRKIYPDEWKNFLERIEFQPTDEESLKTKMDEIRPWASYRGQTLTRTVRGMMYYRRALEIQCIQDKTDIVKLEHRRTVQSSQQGWASFDMARAIADIKFTYVVSCQVYGMQKTSKDPKDKACYLNILNLMLMYPSLRVAYIDEVEAPAGNGTTEKTYYSVLVKGGEKYDEEIYRIKLPGKPTDIGEGKPENQNHAIVFTRGEALQAIDMNQDNYLEEAFKMRNVLEEFESEKYGKRKPTILGLREHIFTGSVSSLAWFMSNQETSFVTIGQRVLANPLKVRFHYGHPDIFDRLFHITRGGISKASKTINLSEDIFSGFNSTMREGNVTHHEYMQVGKGRDVGMNQISSFEAKVANGNGEQTLSRDIYRLGRRFDFYRMLSFYFTTVGFYFSSMVTVLTVYVFLYGRLYLVMSGLERSILLDPRIEQNIKPLENALASQSFFQLGLLLVLPMVMEVGLEKGFRTALGEFVIMQLQLASVFFTFQLGTKTHYYGRTILHGGAKYRPTGRGFVVYHAKFADNYRMYSRSHFVKGLELLILLVVYLVYGSSYRSSSMYLFVTFSIWFLVASWLFAPFIFNPSCFEWQKTVDDWTDWRKWMGNRGGIGMSVDQSWEAWWISEQEHLRKTSIRSLLLEIILSLRFLIYQYGIVYHLNIARRSKSILVYGLSWLVMLSVLVVLKMVSIGRQKFGTDLQLMFRILKGLLFLGFVSVMAVLFVVCNLTISDVFASILGFMPTGWCILLIGQACSPLVKKAMLWDSIMELGRSYENLMGLVLFLPIGLLSWFPFVSEFQTRLLFNQAFSRGLQISRILAGQKDIGEE; this is encoded by the exons GATGAACACGAGACACAGCGCAGACTTGCAGGAACAGATGCGAAAGAGATTCAGCGGTTTTATGAgcattattgtaaaaaaaatcttgtggACGGTCTTAAGACAAAAAAACC GGAGGAGATGGCTAGACACTATCAGATTGCGTCCGTCCTATATGATGTGCTAAAAACCGTGACACCTGAAAAATTTCACGCTGAG TTTGATATATATGCTAAAGAGGTTGAAAAGGAGAAAGCTTCCTTCTCACACTACAACATTCTACCCCTTAATATTTCTGGTCAGCGACAACCAGTAATGGAAATTCCTGAG ATTAAAGCAGCAGTGGACCTTCTTCGCAAGATAGACGGCCTCCCGATGCCAAGGCTTGATCCAGTTTCTGCTGAAAAAGAGACAGATGTACCTACTGTCCGTGATTTGTTTGATTGGCTCTGGCTGACATTTGGATTTCAG AAAGGCAATGTTGAGAATCAGAAGGAGCATTTGATTTTGCTGCTTGCAAACATTGATATGAGAAAAGGGGCTAATGCCTACCAAAGTGACAGACACAATCATGTG TATGGCTCGCAGATGCATAGTGATACAGTTAGATCCTTGATGAGGAAAATCTTTGAAAACTACATTTCTTGGTGCCGATATTTACATTTGGAGTCAAACATAAA AATTCCAAACGATGCCTCCACACAACAACCTGAGATTCTTTACATAGGGTTGTATTTGCTGATCTGGGGTGAAGCTTCTAATGTTCGCTTTATGCCTGAATGTATTTGTTATATCTTCCATCAT ATGGCAAGGGATTTGTATGACATCATATCTGATAGAAGACAAGATTTTGATCCACCCTTTCGGCGAGAGGGGAGTGATGATGCCTTTCTACAGCTTGTTATTCAACCCATCTACAGTGTTATGAAGCAG GAAGCTGCAATGAATAAACGTGGTAGGACAAGCCACTCAAAGTGGAGAAACTATGATGACCTGAATGAATACTTTTG GTCAAAGAGATGCTTCAAACAGCTTAAATGGCCGATGGATTCAGCAGCTGACTTTTTTGCGGTTCCTCTGAAAATTAAAACTGAAGAG CATCATGATCGTGTGATTACCAGACGGAGAATACCCAAAACAAATTTTGTTGAAGTTCGTACATTTTTGCACCTATTCAGAAGTTTTGATCGAATGTGGGCTTTCTTTATATTAGCCTTCCAG GCGATGGTAATTGTTGCTTGGAGCCCTTCTGGATTACCGTCTGCTATTTTTGATCCTACTGTTTTCAGAAATGTTTTGACAATATTCATAACGGCTGCATTTCTGAACTTCCTGCAAG CCACGCTTGAGATAATTCTTAACTGGAAAGCTTGGAGGAGTCTGGAGTGCTCGCAGATGATACGATATATCCTGAAATTTGTTGTAGCTGTTGCTTGGTTGATAATTCTTCCTACAACGTATATGAGTTCTATTCAAAATTCCACGGGCCTTATCAAGTTCTTCAGCAGCTGGATTGGAAATCTGCAGAGTGAATCGATATATAATTTTGCCGTTGCTCTTTACATGTTACCAAACATATTCAGTGCtttgtttttcatatttctaCCATTTCGAAGGGTATTGGAGCGTTCAAATTCTCgcattattagattttttttgtggtGGACACAG CCAAAGCTATATGTTGCCCGAGGCATGTATGAGGATACATGTTCACTTCTAAA GTATACATTATTCTGGATACTATTGCTCATATGCAAGCTCGCCTTCAGTTTCTATGTTGAG ATTTATCCTCTCGTTGGACCAACGAGGACAATTATGTTCTTGGGACGAGGGCAATACGCATGGCATGAGTTCTTTCCATACT TGCAGCATAATTTAGGTGTTGTAATTACTGTATGGGCACCAATTGTCATG GTATACTTCATGGACACACAAATATGGTATGCCATTTTTTCAACAATATGTGGTGGAGTGAATGGTGCCTTCAGCCGCTTGGGTGAG ATCCGGACCCTTGGAATGTTAAGATCACGATTCGAGGCAATTCCAATAGCATTTGGCAAACATCTTGTGCCTGGACATGATAGTCAACCAAAGAGACACGAGCATGAG GAAGACAAAATTAACAAGTTCTCTGACATATGGAATGCATTTATTCACTCTTTGAGAGAAGAAGACTTAATAAGCAATAG GGAGAGAAATTTACTGATTGTTCCATCATCTATGGGTGATACTACTGTTTTTCAGTGGCCTCCTTTCCTTCTCGCTAGTAAG ATTCCAATTGCACTTGACATGGCTAATAGTGTCAAAAAAAGGGATGAGGAATTGAGAAAGAGGATAAATCAGGATCCATATACCTATTATGCTGTAGTAGAATGCTACCAGACATTGTTTAGTATTCTAGACAGCCTTATTGTGGAACAAAGTGATAAGAA AGTTGTTGATAGAATACATGATAGGATTGAAGATAGCATAAGACGTCAGTCACTTGTAAAAGAGTTCCGATTGGATGAACTTCCTCAGCTAAGTGCTAAGTTTGATAAGCTGCTAAATCTATTGTTG AGAACTGATGAAGACATTGAACCGATAAAGACACAAATTGCCAATTTGTTACAAGATATAATGGAAATCATCACACAGGATATTATGAAGAATGGACAAGG TATTTTGAAGGATGAAAACAGAAACAATCAattgtttgcaaatataaatCTGGATTCAGTAAAAGATAAAACTTGGAAGGAGAAG TGTGTTAGGCTTCAACTATTATTGACAACGAAAGAATCTGCAATATATGTACCTACAAACTTGGATGCTCGTCGCAGGATCACTTTCTTTGCAAACTCACTTTTCATGAAAATGCCAAAGGCTCCACAGGTCCGCAGTATGATGTCCTTTAG TGTTTTAACTCCCTACTTCAAAGAGGAGGTGCTCTTTTCAGCAGAAGACCTTTATAAAAAGAATGAGGATGGAATATCCATACTGTTCTATCTACGGAAAATATATCCAG ATGAATGGAAGAATTTTCTTGAGAGGATAGAATTTCAACCAACGGATGAAGAATCACTGAAAACAAAGATGGATGAAATCCGGCCCTGGGCATCTTATAGGGGGCAAACACTCACCAGAACTG TAAGAGGAATGATGTACTACCGCAGAGCACTTGAGATTCAGTGTATTCAAGACAAAACTGATATTG TTAAACTGGAACATCGTAGAACAGTACAGTCTTCTCAACAGGGGTGGGCCAGTTTCGATATGGCACGGGCAATTGCTGATATCAAATTTACCTATGTTGTCTCTTGTCAAGTCTATGGAATGCAAAAGACATCCAAGGATCCCAAAGACAAAGCTTGCTATTTAAACATCCTTAATCTCATGTTAAT GTACCCATCGTTACGTGTTGCTTATATTGATGAAGTAGAAGCTCCAGCTGGTAATGGGACAACAGAGAAGACTTATTATTCTGTTCTTGTCAAAGGAGGTGAAAAGTATGATGAG GAAATTTATCGCATCAAGCTTCCTGGCAAACCTACAGATATTGGAGAGGGAAAACCTGAAAATCAAAACCATGCCATTGTTTTCACCAGGGGAGAGGCACTCCAGGCCATTGATATGAATCAG GATAATTACCTCGAAGAGGCATTTAAAATGAGAAATGTGCTGGAGGAGTTTGAGAGTGAAAAGTATGGAAAGAGAAAACCCACTATATTAGGCCTCCGTGAGCACATTTTTACTGGGAG TGTTTCATCACTTGCTTGGTTTATGTCCAACCAAGAGACCAGTTTTGTTACCATTGGGCAACGAGTCTTGGCTAATCCTCTCAA GGTTCGGTTCCATTATGGTCATCCTGATATTTTCGATAGACTCTTCCATATTACTAGAGGTGGCATAAGTAAAGCCTCAAAGACTATAAATCTAAGTGAAGATATATTTTCAG GTTTTAATTCAACAATGAGAGAAGGGAATGTCACACATCATGAGTATATGCAAGTTGGTAAGGGGCGTGATGTGGGAATGAATCAAATTTCAAGCTTTGAAGCTAAGGTGGCAAATGGCAATGGTGAACAAACATTGAGTCGTGATATCTATCGGCTGGGGCGCAGATTCGATTTTTATAGAATGCTATCCTTCTACTTTACTACAGTTGGGTTTTACTTTAGTAGCATG GTTACAGTACTTACAGTTTATGTGTTTCTATATGGGAGGTTATATCTAGTTATGAGTGGTCTGGAAAGGTCTATTTTGCTGGATCCACGTATCGAGCAGAACATTAAGCCTCTTGAAAACGCACTGGCCTCGCAGTCTTTTTTCCAGCTAGGTTTGCTGCTTGTTCTCCCTATGGTAATGGAAGTTGGCTTAGAAAAGGGATTCCGCACAGCATTAGGAGAGTTTGTTATCATGCAGCTTCAGCTGGCATCTGTGTTTTTCACATTCCAGCTTGGCACCAAAACGCACTACTATGGAAGAACAATACTGCATGGCGGGGCTAAATACAGACCTACAGGTCGTGGATTTGTTGTCTACCATGCAAAGTTTGCTGACAATTACCGCATGTACTCCCGCAGCCACTTTGTTAAAGGACTTGAACTGTTGATACTTCTGGTGGTTTATTTAGTGTATGGAAGTTCCTACCGCAGCTCAAGCATGTACCTATTTGTCACCTTCTCCATATGGTTCCTGGTTGCATCTTGGCTCTTCGCACCCTTTATCTTCAATCCGTCATGCTTCGAATGGCAGAAGACAGTTGATGACTGGACAGATTGGAGGAAGTGGATGGGGAACCGTGGGGGTATCGGCATGTCTGTGGATCAAAGCTGGGAGGCTTGGTGGATAAGTGAGCAGGAGCACCTTAGGAAGACTAGCATTCGCTCTCTCCTCTTGGAAATCATTCTTTCGCTCCGCTTCTTGATCTATCAGTACGGTATTGTGTACCATCTGAACATAGCACGCCGCAGCAAAAGCATTCTG GTATATGGATTGTCATGGCTGGTTATGCTCTCAGTCCTAGTAGTTCTAAAG ATGGTTTCGATTGGGCGACAGAAGTTTGGAACAGATCTGCAGCTTATGTTCCGCATTCTCAAGGGCCTCCTGTTCCTTGGTTTTGTCTCTGTGATGGCTGTATTATTCGTCGTTTGTAACCTCACAATTTCGGATGTTTTTGCTAGTATTCTTGGGTTCATGCCTACTGGTTGGTGCATTCTTCTG ATTGGGCAGGCATGTTCGCCGTTGGTGAAGAAGGCAATGCTGTGGGATTCCATCATGGAGCTCGGGAGGTCGTACGAGAACCTGATGGGActcgtcctcttcctccccatCGGCCTCTTGTCATGGTTCCCCTTCGTGTCCGAGTTCCAGACACGACTGCTCTTCAACCAGGCCTTCAGCCGTGGCCTCCAGATCTCAAGGATCCTCGCCGGGCAAAAGGACATTGGAGAGGAATGA